The genomic window CATTTCCCGGGGCACTATTCTGCAGACTATAACTCGAAGAACTAGTTGCCGCCGCATTGGATGCGACATAAGTGCATGCAGCGCTTGCATCTGTCCAATTGCCGTTCGTGTTGCCGTTTGCAAGCTCCCTTGCGAACAGATTCCCCGCCTCGCTGGACACTGTCGTCGCAGTACCAGCAAGTTCTGCCCTATCCTGCAGCCCCGTGAGCTGAGGCACGGCGATTGCTGCCAATGCACCAAGCACGGCGAGGACGATGACGAGTTCGATGAGGGTGAAACCGCGCTGAATGCGCGATGGGTGATTTGCGTTCATTAAAGAACCTCCAAAAACTTGAGTGGCCTGCTGATTGACGGAATCTGTCCAATCGCAGCTATTTTTGCCCCACCCGTCACCCCATTCCGTAAGAATACCCTCCGTCCGGGGGATTGACAACGATTGAGTCCGTTTTCTCCTAGACATGATGGATGGGTTCGCGACTCTTTTTACCCTCAGGCGTCGCGGTCTTCCTGAAGCCGCCGGAGATCGGCCCGGATCGCCTCAATCCGGGCCTCCATGACGGCCACGCCGGCGCTGTCACCGGCGGACGAGCGGGCGGCCGCGGTGGCCTGATAGAGCGGTAGGGGGCGCGCTTTGTGACCGTATTTCAGCTCGACGCCCGCCTCGAGTAGCGATCGTGCGGCGGCATCACCGTCTTCCTCGCGCAGAAGCGCGGCGTAGTTGAGGCGGGCCGAGACAAGTCGTGGGTTACGATCCAGCGCCTGCTCAAACGCCGAGCGTGCACTGCCTTCGGTCAGCGCTGGATACGCGCGTCGCAGCTGCGCCCGGATCCCGTAAGTCCGCCCACGCAGCGGATTGCGGTCCTGTGCGATGTCGAGCATCCGCATGGCCTCACCGGCCAACTCTGCGCGCAGATCCGGCTGATCATCGGGCACGACGCGCAGTAACCGCTGATAGAGGATGGCATGATGCAGCCATGGCGTATCCGCCGATCCCCAGCGCCGCTGGGCGGTCTGAAATGCCGCCTCCGCCGCCTCGAACTGTCCCCGGTTCATCGCCGCCACTCCCTGGTCCATCAGGCGCTGCGACGCCCCCGTGAGTCCAACGCTCAGCGCGATCACCGCGAACACACCGACCCCGGCCACCAGACTGAGCGGTCGACGCCAATTCGGCAGCCGCAGGCTGGCCAGCGTCCCGCCCGGTGACAGCCGCTCCAGCTCGGCGATCAAGACAAAGGCGGGGATCAGCACGCTCGGCATCTGCAGCTGGTAGCTGAATAACCCATGCACCCCAAGCCCGCCGATCGCCGCGAACGCCGCGATCACCATCGCCGTCGTTGCCGCCGGTTGATCGCCGCGGCGGCTTACCCGCATCGATTGGAGGAACAGATAGACACAGACCGCGCTGATCGCGAGTAACAGGATCGGTCCCGGCAGACCGCGCTCGGCCCAGAACTGTAGATAATCGTTGTGCGTATAGAGCCCGGCACTGCCATCACCGGCCGGGCGGATCGCGGCATAGGCGAGCCAGAACACATCGGGCCCGATGCCAAGCCACGGTGCCTCGCGGATCAGCTCCCAGGTCGCGCCCCACTGCAGAAACCGCACCGCGCCGGCCTGATCCGGCGCGGCCAGCGAGCCGATCCGATCGCCGAGCAGCCGGCCACTCCCAAGCCCGAGGGCATTCGCGAGCCAGGCCGCCGTCAGCGCCGCGACGAAGATCACCGCGATGGCGGCGAGCTGCCGGCGACTGACATCCAGCGCGTAGGCGGCACCGCCGAGGATGACCAGCAGCACGATCAACGCCGCCAGAAAAGCCGCCCGGCTGCCATCGATGCCCACCGCGAAGATCAGCAGGAATAATACCCCGGGCAGTGCCCGGTGCCCCCGTGCGTATCCAAGCAGCCGACCCGGACCCGCGAGCCATGCCAGCGCCACCGCGGGCCATAGCACGTTCATCAGCGTTGCGGCCGAATTGGGATTGGCGAAGAACGCGGTTGGCCGATGCCCGGTGAAGAATTGCCCGATCATGAATGCGGCAAGACCACCCGCGACCAGCGTGATTCCCACGCCCATCGCCGGGCGGTAGACCGCATGATCGGGTGCGGTCATGATCCGCCAGGCGGCATAGGCGAACGCCACCGATCCCATCGCCGCGAGATCCACCAGGGTGAGGTAGGGCACCCGGCTCCATGTGACCGATAGCGCACTCCAGGCGATCAGTACCAGAAACAGCGCACCCGCCGGCCCCAGCGGCCATCGCCCATCCGCCGGCCGGCGTGCCAGGGCGACCGTCAGCCCGGTCAGCGCCACAATCACCGTCATGGCGATATACATCAGATGCTGCTGGTAATTGGCCTGATCGATGACCGCCGCGGCCAGGGTAAGGGCGAGTACCGAGGCAGCCGGTAGCCAGTGGTGACGCGTTAGCCGATGGAACACTGAATTCAACTCTCGCCGGACTGCTCTGCTGCACTGATCATCGATCGATCGG from Spiribacter curvatus includes these protein-coding regions:
- a CDS encoding O-antigen ligase family protein, with the translated sequence MFHRLTRHHWLPAASVLALTLAAAVIDQANYQQHLMYIAMTVIVALTGLTVALARRPADGRWPLGPAGALFLVLIAWSALSVTWSRVPYLTLVDLAAMGSVAFAYAAWRIMTAPDHAVYRPAMGVGITLVAGGLAAFMIGQFFTGHRPTAFFANPNSAATLMNVLWPAVALAWLAGPGRLLGYARGHRALPGVLFLLIFAVGIDGSRAAFLAALIVLLVILGGAAYALDVSRRQLAAIAVIFVAALTAAWLANALGLGSGRLLGDRIGSLAAPDQAGAVRFLQWGATWELIREAPWLGIGPDVFWLAYAAIRPAGDGSAGLYTHNDYLQFWAERGLPGPILLLAISAVCVYLFLQSMRVSRRGDQPAATTAMVIAAFAAIGGLGVHGLFSYQLQMPSVLIPAFVLIAELERLSPGGTLASLRLPNWRRPLSLVAGVGVFAVIALSVGLTGASQRLMDQGVAAMNRGQFEAAEAAFQTAQRRWGSADTPWLHHAILYQRLLRVVPDDQPDLRAELAGEAMRMLDIAQDRNPLRGRTYGIRAQLRRAYPALTEGSARSAFEQALDRNPRLVSARLNYAALLREEDGDAAARSLLEAGVELKYGHKARPLPLYQATAAARSSAGDSAGVAVMEARIEAIRADLRRLQEDRDA
- a CDS encoding type II secretion system protein, whose protein sequence is MNANHPSRIQRGFTLIELVIVLAVLGALAAIAVPQLTGLQDRAELAGTATTVSSEAGNLFARELANGNTNGNWTDASAACTYVASNAAATSSSSYSLQNSAPGNDDDTVVTVPTYDSSTNEVGSAECYLTR